A single genomic interval of Candidatus Saganbacteria bacterium harbors:
- a CDS encoding ATP-binding protein: protein MKRKIEELLINRLNTDRAVAVLGPRQAGKSFILKQLANSTGAHYITLDDPLLRSEISTDPLQYLRRHYEKGNYLLIDEAAKLPPIFEAVKILIDEAGSSPSRICLANSGNYLLMKRIKESLAGRISLLSMYPLSWQEFTLSNNEPGLFHLNELSNVVPKSFVEIDRMRTERLLWGGYPFPSLSPQVESRKRWGEDYLKTYVLPIILEQFNIRDLEAFEKCARLFFLQSGKHLNYNNLAQEVGVSQPTIVNYIHQLRAMMLFISLEGYYKNSKKRLLKQPKIHIIDSLFLQSAFGSGFNIQNAKESKIMGAIYKSFICSEIIKTFENYGKSYKAYNWRTADKAEVDIVLEYEGQTYPLEIKMSEKLSSRDISGLLMFLDDNPAVNEGYIIYQGKETLELHPKIKAIPDWLLLGAY from the coding sequence ATGAAGCGTAAAATAGAAGAATTACTTATAAACAGACTAAATACTGATAGGGCTGTTGCAGTTCTTGGCCCAAGACAGGCTGGAAAATCTTTCATATTAAAACAATTGGCAAATTCTACTGGCGCACATTATATTACACTTGATGATCCGCTCCTTCGAAGTGAAATAAGCACGGATCCTCTGCAATATCTTCGCCGCCATTATGAGAAAGGCAATTACTTGCTGATCGATGAAGCGGCTAAATTGCCGCCGATCTTTGAAGCTGTTAAAATATTAATCGATGAAGCCGGCTCCAGCCCTTCAAGAATTTGCTTGGCAAATTCGGGCAATTACTTGTTGATGAAACGGATAAAGGAATCGTTGGCCGGCAGAATATCCCTGCTCTCAATGTATCCTCTTTCATGGCAAGAATTTACTTTGTCAAATAATGAACCGGGATTATTCCATTTAAATGAGCTGTCAAATGTGGTCCCAAAGTCATTTGTCGAAATAGATAGAATGAGAACAGAGCGGTTATTGTGGGGCGGGTACCCGTTCCCGTCTCTTTCTCCGCAAGTTGAGTCAAGAAAGAGATGGGGAGAAGATTATCTAAAGACTTATGTCCTCCCAATAATCCTTGAACAATTCAATATCAGGGATCTTGAAGCTTTTGAAAAATGCGCGCGGTTGTTTTTTCTCCAGAGCGGCAAACATCTCAATTATAATAATTTAGCCCAAGAGGTCGGCGTTAGCCAGCCGACCATCGTAAATTATATCCATCAGCTTAGGGCAATGATGCTGTTTATAAGCTTGGAAGGATATTACAAAAACTCAAAAAAACGATTGCTTAAGCAGCCCAAGATACATATCATTGACTCATTATTCTTGCAGTCGGCTTTTGGGTCGGGATTTAATATCCAAAATGCGAAAGAATCGAAAATAATGGGGGCAATTTATAAATCCTTTATCTGTTCAGAAATAATAAAAACGTTTGAAAATTATGGAAAGAGCTATAAGGCTTATAACTGGCGCACTGCCGACAAAGCAGAAGTCGATATTGTGCTTGAATATGAAGGCCAAACCTATCCCTTGGAGATCAAAATGTCGGAAAAGTTGTCATCCCGAGACATTTCGGGATTATTGATGTTCCTCGATGATAACCCCGCTGTTAATGAGGGTTATATTATTTATCAAGGAAAAGAAACGCTCGAGTTGCATCCTAAAATTAAAGCGATCCCCGATTGGCTGCTTTTAGGCGCTTATTAA